A single window of Saccharomyces kudriavzevii IFO 1802 strain IFO1802 genome assembly, chromosome: 16 DNA harbors:
- the SKDI16G4510 gene encoding uncharacterized protein (similar to Saccharomyces cerevisiae YKL222C) — translation MKKLEFDRKNTLIRRSRKKPAKSCYFCRSRKLKCDRTRPLCGSCSSRSRKQCDYEENTSAEENQLRAKYSKCSKFEMARRIEELESHIAKQPQAYIHKEENPLNNMRYLSSKHNRHILYGPTSYRAILATQTDTFTKYREKIWKVLKLSRNSWKREHHYSTLSEISSIEAVSPQTDSQSVIESLCESLPTYETFQQHLADFFASNFYHSYQIVNEQKVLTDLQDCFVKGPKNCETGCHEITALTLDTKKNYYKVGVMTAIMCLASHPSKVPEAVEVFHKVLTSFVSAKVFYIERVEFLFLRYLYINVAGLDGGDQSHCIFLHGLTVDTAIHMGLNEDLRRLFVNENHPMEEIPYLKRLWLWILFTDVKISLSTGIPLRISDAFAEKACIENYSSPSDILLYKTTSKLRNIMEQIHAREISPNILLIIEDLKEFTRKVFKPLQFYLNTLNLDGNEFTQLQLWHTSLHMLASLSNLHALTCQEYNSTIFNTSILAPLNSLHLCFKVLEGYFELDNHNASSASPCISKKWPHLNSALFLVYVGAFRALIQIYTIFLQYMENKDIQSFTQTNMPIKSQSICSGDIEGPRDGCISLKDVFKEMGNIFDHIHQEKLRPLAQIWQNSYYFSIIVSMEKIGRKAFEKVLKHIDERRKIEEDTSEKNSTTISNDPEEFLMRFSENFAEDISGYSDDFFDTDIYGWSNFEDFFP, via the coding sequence ATGAAAAAGCTGGAATTTGATCGGAAAAACACTTTGATTAGAAGGAGTAGAAAAAAGCCTGCAAAGTCATGTTACTTTTGCAGATCGAGAAAGCTTAAGTGTGATAGAACAAGGCCGCTATGCGGAAGTTGTTCTTCCAGAAGTCGAAAGCAATGTGactatgaagaaaacactTCTGCGGAAGAGAATCAGCTCAGGGCAAAATACAGCAAATGTTCGAAGTTTGAGATGGCTCGCCGTATTGAAGAACTGGAATCTCACATAGCAAAACAGCCCCAGGCCTACATTCACAAGGAAGAGAATCCTCTCAACAACATGAGATATCTATCTTCAAAGCACAATAGACACATACTATATGGGCCAACATCATACCGAGCAATATTAGCAACCCAAACAGACACTTTTACCAAATACAGGGAAAAGATATGGAAAGTACTAAAGCTTAGTCGTAACAGCTGGAAAAGAGAACATCATTACTCAACCCTTTCAGAGATCAGTTCCATTGAGGCTGTCTCACCCCAAACCGATTCACAGAGTGTTATTGAATCTTTATGTGAATCACTTCCAACCTATGAGACTTTCCAGCAGCATCTAGCCGATTTTTTCGCCAGCAATTTCTACCACAGCTACCAAATTGTTAATGAACAAAAAGTCCTGACAGACCTACAAGATTGCTTTGTGAAAGGTCCAAAAAATTGTGAAACGGGCTGTCATGAAATAACTGCCCTCACTCTAGAcaccaagaaaaactaTTACAAAGTGGGTGTAATGACAGCAATTATGTGCTTAGCATCACACCCGAGTAAGGTGCCAGAAGCTGTTGAAGTATTCCATAAAGTTTTAACATCTTTTGTTTCGGCTAAAGTCTTTTACATTGAGCGTGTcgaatttttgtttttacgTTATTTGTATATAAATGTAGCGGGTCTCGATGGGGGCGATCAATCGCATTGTATATTTCTTCATGGGTTGACGGTTGACACAGCTATTCATATGGGTCTTAACGAAGATCTTCGCCGTTTATTTGTGAATGAAAACCATCCAATGGAGGAGATTCCATATTTGAAGAGATTATGGTTATGGATATTATTCACAGACGTAAAAATCTCACTTTCCACAGGGATTCCACTACGCATCAGCGATGCTTTTGCAGAAAAGGCAtgcattgaaaattatTCCTCACCAAGtgatattcttctttataAGACGACATCAAAACTAAGGAACATTATGGAACAAATTCATGCCCGCGAAATATCGCCCAACATCCTGCTTATCATTGAAgacttgaaagaatttACCAGAAAGGTGTTCAAACCCTTACAATTTTACTTAAATACATTAAATTTAGATGGTAATGAGTTCACCCAGCTTCAATTATGGCACACAAGCCTTCATATGCTAGCAAGTTTATCCAATCTTCATGCCTTGACATGTCAAGAATATAACTCAACAATATTCAATACAAGCATTCTGGCTCCCCTGAACTCATTACATTTGTGCTTCAAGGTCCTCGAAGGTTATTTTGAATTAGATAATCACAATGCATCTTCTGCTTCTCCttgtatttcaaaaaaatggccCCATCTGAACAGTGCActatttcttgtttatgTGGGTGCTTTTAGAGCATTGATTCAGATTTACACTATATTTTTACAATACatggaaaacaaagatatCCAATCGTTCACGCAGACAAATATGCCTATAAAAAGCCAGTCTATATGTTCTGGGGATATCGAAGGTCCACGCGATGGTTGCATTTCACTGAAGGATgtattcaaagaaatgggAAACATATTTGATCATATTCACCAGGAAAAGTTGAGGCCGCTTGCCCAAATTTGGCAGAACTCCTATTACTTTTCTATTATCGTatcaatggaaaaaataGGAAGGAAagcatttgaaaaagtattGAAACATATTGATGAGAGGCGTAAAATAGAGGAAGACacatctgaaaaaaattcaaccACAATATCAAATGATCCAGAGGAATTCCTGATGCGTTTCTCAGAAAATTTCGCTGAGGATATATCAGGATATTCggatgatttttttgatacAGATATTTACGGATGGAGCAACtttgaagatttctttCCTTAA